The following are encoded together in the Equus quagga isolate Etosha38 chromosome 15, UCLA_HA_Equagga_1.0, whole genome shotgun sequence genome:
- the CCDC62 gene encoding coiled-coil domain-containing protein 62 isoform X4, with protein MVAVHQRQLLSWEEDRQKVLTLEERCSKLEGELHKRTEIIKSLTKKVKTLESNQMECQTVLQKTQLQLQEMVQKATHSSLLSEDLEARNENLSNTLMELSAQVGQLQAREQALTTMIKLKDKDIIEAVNHISDCSGKFKLLEHALRDAKMVESCIVKEKQDYKQKLKALKIEINKLKAEREKRKDELLDIAKSKQERTNAELRNLRQIYVKQQSDLQFLNVNVEKSQELIQIYDSKMEESKSLESSRDMCLSDLENNRSKVNIKREKSQKSLVKDPKFETMLIQQSKSDRSSCDVCKEKKLQVNTSFGEKSVIAISSLFTKDLMEKQKSWDLGGKIQDEPENKSMLCKIHAKSPQSDGLGIQNEERQLSETLTSLSDEKQWHDVSVYLGLANCSGSKQPEKLDVECQDHIERSGISYCHKNEACLGESDMCESKCCHPSNFIIEAPGHMSDVEWMSIFKPSKVQRIVHHRSVCTCSESASGAKYNSPTSELVAIQHSHCWGSSKSALREDEKLIETESSSDKKHASKILLINKDAALPGEKDDFSPTSKLQRLLAESRQMVTDLELSTLLPLSSESFNSSAQNNLEVSEESAQKNTFLSN; from the exons ATGGTTGCAGTCCATCAGAGACAGCTTCTTTCATGGGAAGAGGATCGGCAGAAAGTGTTGACTTTGGAAGAACGTTGCAGCAAATTAGAAG GTGAACTacataaaagaactgaaataatcAAGTCACTCACAAAGAAGGTAAAAACCCTTGAATCTAATCAAATGGAATGCCAGACGGTTCTTCAGAAGACTCAGCTACAGCTTCAGGAAATGGTTCAAAAGGCGACCCATTCCTCTCTCCTATCTGAAGACCTTGAG GCTAGAAATGAAAACCTCAGCAACACATTAATGGAACTTTCTGCTCAGGTAGGACAATTACAAGCTCGAGAGCAGGCTCTCACTACCATGATAAAGCTAAAG GACAAAGATATTATTGAGGCAGTCAATCACATTTCAGACTGCTcaggaaaatttaaattgttaGAACATGCCTTACGTGATGCTAAGATGGTGGAGAGTTGTATCGTGAAAGAAAAGCAAGACTATAAGCAGAAATTGAAGGCACTTAAGATcgaaatcaataaattaaaag cagagagagagaaaaggaaagatgagtTACTTGATATCGCAAAGTCAAAGCAAGAGCGTACAAATGCGGAGCTGCGTAACCTGAGACAG ATTTACGTAAAACAACAGAGTGATCTGCAGTTTCTCAATGTCAATGTGGAAAAGTCTCAGGAATTGATACAGATATATGACTCAAAGATGGAGGAGTCAAAGTCCCTGGAATCCAG CAGAGACATGTGTTTATCAGACCTTGAAAATAACCGCTCAAAAGTCAATATTAAGAGGGAGAAAAGTCAGAAGTCACTGGTTAAGGACCCAAAATTTGAGACCATGTTGATTCagcaaagtaagtcagacagGAGCTCTTGTGATGTATGCAAAGAGAAGAAACTACAGGTTAATActtcatttggggaaaaaagtgtaaTTGCTATCTCGTCTCTGTTTACGAAAGACttaatggagaaacaaaagtctTGGGATCTGGGAGGAAAAATCCAGGATGAACCCGAAAACAAAAGTATGCTGTGCAAGATCCATGCAAAATCACCACAAAGTGATGGACTTGGCATTCAGAATGAAGAGAGACAACTCTCAGAAACATTAACATCCTTATCTGATGAAAAGCAGTGGCACGATGTCAGTGTTTACTTGGGCCTGGCCAACTGTTCTGGTTCAAAGCAACCAGAAAAGCTGGATGTTGAATGTCAAGATCACATAGAAAGGTCTGGAATCTCATATTGCCATAAAAATGAAGCCTGCCTGGGTGAAAGTGACATGTGTGAATCCAAATGCTGCCACCCGAGTAATTTCATAATTGAAGCCCCAGGCCACATGTCTGATGTAGAGTGGATGAGTATTTTCAAACCTTCTAAAGTGCAAAGAATCGTTCACCACAGATCTGTGTGCACTTGTTCAGAAAGTGCCAGTGGAGCAAAATATAACTCCCCAACAAG TGAGCTAGTTGCCATCCAGCATTCCCACTGCTGGGGTTCTTCAAAATCTGCCTTAAGAGAGGATGAGAAGTTGATAGAGACAGAGTCCTCTTCTGATAAAAAGCATGCTTCTAAGATTTTGTTAATCAACAAAGATGCAGCTTTGCCCGGTGAAAAG
- the CCDC62 gene encoding coiled-coil domain-containing protein 62 isoform X3: MNLSATFLAGRQNIVSEVESSTIEKQRKELQLLIGELKDRDKELNDMVAVHQRQLLSWEEDRQKVLTLEERCSKLEGELHKRTEIIKSLTKKVKTLESNQMECQTVLQKTQLQLQEMVQKATHSSLLSEDLEARNENLSNTLMELSAQVGQLQAREQALTTMIKLKDKDIIEAVNHISDCSGKFKLLEHALRDAKMVESCIVKEKQDYKQKLKALKIEINKLKAEREKRKDELLDIAKSKQERTNAELRNLRQIYVKQQSDLQFLNVNVEKSQELIQIYDSKMEESKSLESSRDMCLSDLENNRSKVNIKREKSQKSLVKDPKFETMLIQQSKSDRSSCDVCKEKKLQVNTSFGEKSVIAISSLFTKDLMEKQKSWDLGGKIQDEPENKSMLCKIHAKSPQSDGLGIQNEERQLSETLTSLSDEKQWHDVSVYLGLANCSGSKQPEKLDVECQDHIERSGISYCHKNEACLGESDMCESKCCHPSNFIIEAPGHMSDVEWMSIFKPSKVQRIVHHRSVCTCSESASGAKYNSPTSELVAIQHSHCWGSSKSALREDEKLIETESSSDKKHASKILLINKDAALPGEKNLEVSEESAQKNTFLSN, from the exons AACATCGTGTCAGAAGTTGAGAGTTCCACTATCGAAAAACAACGGAAAGAGCTGCAGCTGCTCATTGGAGAATTAAAAGACCGAGATAAAGAGCTCAATGACATGGTTGCAGTCCATCAGAGACAGCTTCTTTCATGGGAAGAGGATCGGCAGAAAGTGTTGACTTTGGAAGAACGTTGCAGCAAATTAGAAG GTGAACTacataaaagaactgaaataatcAAGTCACTCACAAAGAAGGTAAAAACCCTTGAATCTAATCAAATGGAATGCCAGACGGTTCTTCAGAAGACTCAGCTACAGCTTCAGGAAATGGTTCAAAAGGCGACCCATTCCTCTCTCCTATCTGAAGACCTTGAG GCTAGAAATGAAAACCTCAGCAACACATTAATGGAACTTTCTGCTCAGGTAGGACAATTACAAGCTCGAGAGCAGGCTCTCACTACCATGATAAAGCTAAAG GACAAAGATATTATTGAGGCAGTCAATCACATTTCAGACTGCTcaggaaaatttaaattgttaGAACATGCCTTACGTGATGCTAAGATGGTGGAGAGTTGTATCGTGAAAGAAAAGCAAGACTATAAGCAGAAATTGAAGGCACTTAAGATcgaaatcaataaattaaaag cagagagagagaaaaggaaagatgagtTACTTGATATCGCAAAGTCAAAGCAAGAGCGTACAAATGCGGAGCTGCGTAACCTGAGACAG ATTTACGTAAAACAACAGAGTGATCTGCAGTTTCTCAATGTCAATGTGGAAAAGTCTCAGGAATTGATACAGATATATGACTCAAAGATGGAGGAGTCAAAGTCCCTGGAATCCAG CAGAGACATGTGTTTATCAGACCTTGAAAATAACCGCTCAAAAGTCAATATTAAGAGGGAGAAAAGTCAGAAGTCACTGGTTAAGGACCCAAAATTTGAGACCATGTTGATTCagcaaagtaagtcagacagGAGCTCTTGTGATGTATGCAAAGAGAAGAAACTACAGGTTAATActtcatttggggaaaaaagtgtaaTTGCTATCTCGTCTCTGTTTACGAAAGACttaatggagaaacaaaagtctTGGGATCTGGGAGGAAAAATCCAGGATGAACCCGAAAACAAAAGTATGCTGTGCAAGATCCATGCAAAATCACCACAAAGTGATGGACTTGGCATTCAGAATGAAGAGAGACAACTCTCAGAAACATTAACATCCTTATCTGATGAAAAGCAGTGGCACGATGTCAGTGTTTACTTGGGCCTGGCCAACTGTTCTGGTTCAAAGCAACCAGAAAAGCTGGATGTTGAATGTCAAGATCACATAGAAAGGTCTGGAATCTCATATTGCCATAAAAATGAAGCCTGCCTGGGTGAAAGTGACATGTGTGAATCCAAATGCTGCCACCCGAGTAATTTCATAATTGAAGCCCCAGGCCACATGTCTGATGTAGAGTGGATGAGTATTTTCAAACCTTCTAAAGTGCAAAGAATCGTTCACCACAGATCTGTGTGCACTTGTTCAGAAAGTGCCAGTGGAGCAAAATATAACTCCCCAACAAG TGAGCTAGTTGCCATCCAGCATTCCCACTGCTGGGGTTCTTCAAAATCTGCCTTAAGAGAGGATGAGAAGTTGATAGAGACAGAGTCCTCTTCTGATAAAAAGCATGCTTCTAAGATTTTGTTAATCAACAAAGATGCAGCTTTGCCCGGTGAAAAG